A genome region from Pseudomonas anguilliseptica includes the following:
- a CDS encoding ABC transporter substrate-binding protein → MNKATKQISKLFAAMAMAGVASYSVAADTIKIGLAGPVTGAVAQYGEMQFIGAKMAIEQINKAGGVNGAMLEGVVYDDACDPKQAVAVANKIVNDEVKFVVGHSAPAPLSQRPTSTKTKAS, encoded by the coding sequence ATGAACAAGGCTACTAAGCAGATTTCCAAACTGTTTGCCGCCATGGCCATGGCTGGCGTTGCCAGCTACTCGGTAGCGGCTGACACCATCAAAATTGGCCTGGCAGGCCCAGTCACCGGCGCCGTCGCGCAATACGGTGAAATGCAGTTCATCGGTGCCAAGATGGCCATCGAGCAGATCAACAAGGCCGGCGGGGTGAACGGCGCAATGCTCGAAGGTGTGGTCTATGACGACGCCTGTGATCCGAAGCAAGCCGTTGCCGTAGCCAACAAGATCGTCAACGACGAAGTTAAATTCGTGGTTGGCCACTCTGCTCCAGCTCCACTCAGCCAGCGTCCGACATCTACGAAGACGAAGGCATCCTGA